From the Micromonospora echinospora genome, the window TCAAGCCCGCCGACGAGTATCCCGAGGGCGACATGCGCCGCTGGGACGAGCGCTGGCAGGGCGGGAACTACGCCTACAACCTGAACGCCGCCGAGCAGCTCCGGAAGCTCGCCGCCACCAAGGGCATCACTCCCGCCCAGCTTGCCCTGGCCTGGCTGCTCGCCCAGGGCGAGGACGTCGTCCCGATCCCGGGCACCCGCAGCGCCACACGTCTGGAGGAGAACGTCGGCGCCACCGACGTAGAACTCACCGAGGCCGACCTGGCCCGTATCCGGGAGGTCCTCCCCCAGGGCTCCGCAGGCAGCCGCTACCCGGCCTCGATGATCGCCGGCTATCGCACCGACTGACAGCTCGTACTCCAAGTTCGGCGGTCCCGGGCAAGCGGCGGCGATCAGCGGCGGCATGTCCTCCCGGGCGGGGCTGTGACCGGGAGGACATGCCGACGTGCGCACCAGCCACGGCGGGCCCTGCTCCTCCTGATCAACCTCGAGGTCAACCGCTGACGGACGATCCGGCGGGGTTCCGGGGGTGCGACAGGCAGGGCTTCCCGGAATGCGGGCGGTAAAAATCCACTTCTACAGATTGGCCTGTCTGTCTTGTCTGTTGCCCTGGCCCGTGCGATAGCCCCGACCCCCGCCGAGCGCGAGCGGCTGAAGTGGATGGCCTACGGTCAGAAGACCGAGCACCGGCTGCGTACGCGGGCTCAGGTGATCCTGCACGCGGCGCGTGGGCGCTCCAACACGCGCTCGCCCGTGTGACCGGATTACACCTGGACACCGTGCGGACCTGGCGGAACCGATTCGCTGCGCTGGGACTCACTGGGCTAGCCGACCGCAAGCGCGCTGGCCGTCCGCCCCGCTTCACCGCCTTGCAGGTCGCCCAGGTCAAGGCCCTGGCCTGTCGGCTTCCCTTCGAGGCCGGCGCGCCACTGTCGCGTTGGTCGTGCCCGGAGTTGGCCCGCGAGGCCATGGCGCGAGACATCGCCACGTTCGTGTCGGCCTCCACCGTGCGTCGCTGGCTCGAACCTACGGACGCGGCGGAGCGCTGACCTACTTGGCCGCCTACGACGTCCACCACGCCCGCGTGTTCGGCCGCACCGAAGCACGAACCGGCATCGACCCGGCGCACGCACATGTGGTGACCGGCGAGGATCATCGAGCGGCACGCCAGTCGCCACGACCAGGTGTAGGCGGTCACCCGGGAGCGAGCGCCTAGGCTAAGCCTGGGGCGCACGATGCCGCGGTGCCGGGGTGCCGCAAGGTGACTGATACAGAGTGGGTGGACAACGACTCCTTAATAAGGCTGCGGGCATGGCTGATCTGGTCGGATGGCAGCGCGGCCAAGACGGTCTCCAGCGGATTCACGCGGCGCGCGTGGTCGAACCTCTGAACGTCATGATCCGACATTCCTGTGATGCCTTGAGAGTTGTCGACCGCGAGCGTGGGCATGCCAGCACGGCCCGACGATGGCGCACGTTGCGGGCGGTACAGCATTTTGCGAGCTATCCCGTAGTGAGCTGCGGATAGCTTCCGTCGTTCATCGTAACTGTCGTGCGCCGCGACCAGGACGGACACGGTCAGGTCGTCGAATGGTCGTGTCTTGGCCACGCTCTGCTGAATTACCTCGGCGAGTGTCGGCGCGTCAGCCGCCCGTTCCAAGCGCTTTCCTTCAGCGGACATCATCGACCCGGACCGATCTCGTCGCCATTGTTCGTGTCGGATTTGTGGCATACCGAATATGGCGTCCCGTGCCAGCGACTCCACTTCATGTGGGCCGCTTGGAGCCTCCGCATTGGATTGCCACGGAACACCGAACTGCCGGATCTGGTTCACAAAAACGTCGATGGAGAATTCGCCCCGTGGATCTTGCCCTCGGGCAAAGTTCACCATCCGCTGGCGAAAGCTCCGTAGGAACGCGTGACTAGCGAGCAGGCGCGACAGTGACTCTTCCGAAAGCGCTGACACCGCGCCAGAAACGATCGGGTCCAGCGATCTGTTGGCGGCGGAGCCGAGCGTCGCGCCGACTTTGAATAGTTCCCACAGCATCACTTCGCTGGCAGTGCCGGTCCACGTACGCACCCGTGGGCCGTCGAATATGCCCTCGGACCGGCTGTGCAGGTCACCATCGAGGCGGACCTCGACCGTAGGAACGTTCCAGATGACGATCGACGTAAACGACTGCCACGGTGGGTGCCCAGAAGCAGATTGGGCGGCGAGCCGGGCGTAATAGTGGCGGAAAGAAAGGTCGCCAGCCGTCGTACTATCGAGCACAGCGTCGGTGCGGCTGTGGACTAGTGCGAGTCGCACCAGGGCGCTGCCCCAGAAGCCGAGATCGACGAGTAGTCGCCGACATGTCGGCGTGGGCATGTGGTCCGGGCGGGCTGGCAGCGCAGCGAGGCAATGGCTCATGTCGGCGGCGAGCCGCTCGAACGCGGCAGGGCTGTTGAGCGCTTCGGTTATGCGCGCCGGTAGATGATCGAGAGTCCAGCGGGAGATTTGCTCGGAGTAGGTATCCATGCCGGGCCGCCCTTCGAGAGAAGCGAGTGGGAGGCGAAGGTTGGCGCATCAGGTGAGCACCGGTGATGTGATCATCACCACTGACTGAGTGGCCAGTCAATCCTTCGATTGGCCCGCCTGGTTCGCCGTCTACCGCCGATCGCCTCGCGGCCAAGGCCGCCGCTCTCGGGCGCGACGAAGACACCGTCGTCATGCGCGAGGAGCGGGCTGAGCGTGCCGCTCTGCACGCCGTCGAGCTGTCCTATGAGACAACCTCAATCTCCGCCAACCGGGAGGTGGGCCTGTTCCACCTCAGCCGGCCAGCGCCCACGATGGAGCGCCTGCGGGTCGGCGTGGCCTGCCCGTTCCGCGAGGGACCAGCAGGTCTTGGGCTCCACGCCCGACAGCAGTCCTTCCACGAACTGCCCGGCGGTCGCACATGACTCCGCCGCATGAACCGGTCGGCGACACGCACCTCCGCCTCTTCGATTGGCCCACGGCCATCGCACCTCAGCGCGTTCCACGACCTGCGCCACTCGTACGCAACCTGGCTGATCACGGACGGCAGCGATGTGGCCCGCGTGATGGGGCACGAGCAGATCTCGACCACACTCGATCGGTACACGTACACGTACACGTTCGCGGCGGGTGCCGAACGGGTCCGGGAATCCTTCGCTGGCTTTTCGCTGACGACCGAGCAGATCGAGGGCGCGGAAGGCCGGCAGGGATCGATGTGATCCGCTGAGTTGGATCGCGCCACTTGCAGTATCGGGCCAGGTGAGATGGTGTCTCACCTGGCCCGATCTACCTCGGTCGGGGTGGCCGGATTCGAACCGACGACCCTTCGTCCCGAACTGCCGGCAGGCCGGTCGGATGGGGTGTCGTCCGAGGTCATCCGGCCTGCTGCGGGTCGTCCCGGTCCGGTTCGGTCGGCCGGGTTGCTGTACTTCGCTGCGGTACTTCCTCCGCGGCATGCAGGACGTTCCGGGCGGCGGTGGACACCGGACAGTCTGCGGTCCGGCAGATCGGGCAGCGGCCGTCGGGTCCGGGCCGGTGGTCGCGAAGGATCGCGCGGGCGGTGAGGATCAGCCGGTTGCGGATCTGGGCCAGGGACA encodes:
- a CDS encoding helix-turn-helix domain-containing protein, which translates into the protein MTGLHLDTVRTWRNRFAALGLTGLADRKRAGRPPRFTALQVAQVKALACRLPFEAGAPLSRWSCPELAREAMARDIATFVSASTVRRWLEPTDAAER
- a CDS encoding tyrosine-type recombinase/integrase, translating into MNRSATRTSASSIGPRPSHLSAFHDLRHSYATWLITDGSDVARVMGHEQISTTLDRYTYTYTFAAGAERVRESFAGFSLTTEQIEGAEGRQGSM